Below is a window of Quercus robur chromosome 6, dhQueRobu3.1, whole genome shotgun sequence DNA.
AAAAAGCGATAAATGACCCATAGTAATAGCACTTGAAAAGACAATTTAGCATATGATTATATGATAAAATGATGTTAAATTTGGTCATTTACAAGGATCAATTACATTCTCCAACATATAAACAAGCTATAAGAAAAAGTTGCAAGCTGTTCAGATGCAATGAAAAAAACAATAAGCAGAAATCCAAATTATAAACCATGTGCTGGTTACAAATTCTATTGCAAAGTCAAATGCTAATTCCAAGTGAATGAATTTACTTTTCATTGGCTTTCAAAGCAGTCATAAATGCATATGTACTGGTAACAATAACTTGCACCAAATCTGAGGTAAAGACGAAACACCATAGTGCATAAAGCAcaaagaaatatttatttttatttatttttggaagtcaattgtattttattttaagtcttAGAAGTTAATtgggttattttatttatttcctagAGTCAAGGTTATTTTTATGAATCAATCATTGGGATTTCCCAAACCAACTAGAATCAGGTTTCATAAGTCtaatagaattatttttttgtcatagTAATCTATATTTTACGCCTTTGGAGACAATTTACAATTTGCTTGATTAATAACAATTTCTCTTGGGAATTTTTCAATGGTTTAGTGTTGACTCCCACCAATGCTTAGATGCTAACTCCTAGGTCTTCTATCTCGCTCGGTGTTGACTCCAAACAATACTAGGCGCTGACTCCTAGGTgatctttattttttccatttttcaatttttgtggtaTCAAGTTTTGGTTTTGTCCTATGTCATAACACCTAAGCCAGTCATTTGTGACGAGCAAACAAACACTCATTTGGGGATTAATTGAGCTTTTTATACAACCAAGAGAATAATGGGGTGTACAAAGCTTTAAACTACAGCCCCATCCCTTGCCAAGTTGCCCCCTAAATTTTGATTAGAACAAgattattcaagaaaatattattttgtcaaTCACTGGTAAGCAAATAGTTTTAAacacatcttcaaatgaatTGGTTGAAAAGCATTCCAACTAAATAATCTTTGATGAAGATAACTAAGGGTTTTCTCAATAGATGAAAGAGAGatattttttcacataaaattcCCTAAAGGACAAGGTATACATTTGTTAATACTTGGATCACTGTTAATGCTGAATGAAAACTCAGGAGATTGTAAATATTGTTCTCCAAATAAGTATGTATGTATTCTTGTTTCAAGAAACAACAAGTCACACTGAACcatctaaaaaattaatgttcaaCCTTTTATCTAAAGACAAGATGGGCAATTACTTACAAAAAGCATAACCccataaaaatgaatattttggTTTGCCCTTTTTGGATTTGAGGTTGTCAACTTGAAGCACCCTGCAAAAGGGTTAACAAGAACCAAAATCATTCAAACTGAATATATGGAGTAAATTTACTGAGTAAACTAATTATCCATGTAAACAAGTAGTAAAAAGGCTAATAGGAATCATCAATGAAAATGTCAATTACAGACAGATAATATGGTGCATCAAACTGATTTTATCGCAATACACCCTGGGTTATACCCAAACTTCCTCTAGCCAAACTACATATTATAAGAATAAATAACATAATACGAGTAAAGAGATAAAATTACAACTTGATGTCTTTATCTGAAAGTATACAAATGCATATATTTAATCATGAGATCTACTGTATTTAAGAGCCCAGTTCCTCCATATGAAATGTGACAATCTGACACTTTTTGATTGTTTGACTCATTTCTCCCCCAGACAGGTATGAAATTCACCAAGTATACTATGAAGGACATTCAGAAATGAATGAGTTCTCCGTTAACTCCCATTGACATGGGTTAGGCTTAAAAATCTTCATTTCCCAAATTCCTCATCTAAAGCAATCATAACAGTAAATGAGACAGATGTGCTGGGAAAAAGGTAGCTCCAAGATACCTCGTTTGCACATAGATTACATACAACAAGAAGACCATGAAATTTTGTGCACAAGTGAAGAATTGAGATTAGTGCCATGTTACATGGCACAAACCATAAAGATTCAAAAACTTACGTTTTTCAGCGGTGGCGCCCATCCTGCAGTAATGTCTGAAATTGCATGAGAAAATCATATTAGTACAAACAGATATAGAGAACCGAAAAATTGCACTATATTATTAAGGGACAAAGCCAGTTTGGAGGAATCTCCTCCTATCCATTATCTAGCCATTTAGATGACTATCCATGTATTCTTAATCACATAATCTATTAAGTCATTTAAACCAGTCACATGGTTGTGTGATTATCATTTGATATCATATTTATGTGATTATCAAATGGAAGGAAAAATTGGTTAAAGAGATTTTCAAAGTAGAGTATGTGCTGATCCTCCCATTCCTGAATATTCACCAGAACATCACTAAAGCAGGGGATCTGCAAAACAACTTGTACAGTGATGCCTCAGAGGTCTTAAACTCCCTTGAACATGACaaactaaaaccaaaaaaagaaacaacaaaaataatcctTTAGGCTAATAGGACCTTTCAAGAATTTATCACAGTATGCATTACTTGATTCAGCTTGCCTTTATAGATCTAAGGCATATTGGTGTCTAAGAATTGAACCTGAGACACCTAATATATGAATGCAAGATCAATTTCTACCACTTCACTTTAGGAAATCTAGTTCATATTTACTGCCAATCTGATTTACAACAGAACTGCAAAGTTTagcattttcttctaaatatgAATTAATCTCATTACATACTACTCATTGCATGGCtcaattcattatttattattctttaattagAAGGGAAAATGCAACTACACCTTAAATGAAATCAAACATTGAAGGAAATTAAGCAATTACTTACTGACTCGtgttaaaaaagaataataataagtagCCACATCACATGTATTTCACGCATGCTCTgaggctttttctttttggatttagtgtcataattttccatACTTTCCAATTTGAGATACTATTGAAAACCTTAGCACAACTATAGATACAACCGAAAacccaatatatattttaaatcaatgACATTATTTGAAAACCTAAAAAGATGACAAAATTACATTCTTGGCGTTGGGATCTGGTAGAGAGCAGAAAGTGGAACCATTGTTGACAAAATGTAACCCGATTGTATCTctgttgcatttaaaaaaataaataaatccaatcATAAATCAAATatgtaagagaatgaaaaaaactTGATAGAACATACCTTTTGACTAATGACATGGtacttttcattaaatttcGTTGAATGTACCTTTTGCTGAAACTCCCAGTGGTGATTGCTCTGCTCAATATGAAGAATAAGGAAGTGTGagatgtttaaatttcacataATGGAATGAGGTTCTGTATTAAGAATTTAAATTGCAAGGAACATACCTTTGGATTGACTATTGTGCACTGAAAATCTGTAGTGAATTGAGTTTGCTGATGTTATAAAGTTTGACTATTTCCCACATTCTTGATAAATATTTGGAGCAAGGTCCTATCCTTGTTCACCTTACTCTTGAAGTAGCAACACTAAAAAACCGTGTACCACCTCCTAAAAATTCTCACCCCCATTAGTGTTCCGTTTGATTATAAATTGCATGACactttcataaatttatttaaaaaagaacaataatttaataaatgttAAAGGAATGTAGTACCTGATGCAATTGTATCAAGcaaattcaacccaaaaaaagtttgtatccccccccccccccccccaaaacccaaaaaaataaataccttCTGAGTCATTGATTGTGGAAAATTTTCTCATGCTGTTGTGAAACTCCCAGAGTTTGTAAAATTCATGAGATGTTTAAAAGTTTCACATAATGGATTGCATCTGTTTCAATTTCAAGAAGATAAGAGCTAAGAGAAAAGAGAGTGCGtctatttcaatttcaaaaaggATAAGAGATGATGAGGTTGTAAACTACTGAGAACGTGGGTTTAGTGGAGGTTTTAAATTGTGggcttttattttacaaatttatctCCCTTAGTTGAAAAACTGTAAGTGAGCAGGGAGAAAATATTCTGGGATATCTAAGACTTAGAGTTCGCGGCTTGGAAGCTAGTAGTACTGAAAATAATTAATGAAGTCAGGGTAGCTTTCTTTATGACATAATACAGTGATTCTCTATACCTTCACTCCACATTCATATATCAAAACCTGAAGATTGGAAATAATAAGAATCTTATTTAAGTCTATTCCTTCAAGTTGATTTACAGGTCACCCAGCTTCTATATATAACCTTAAtatcatctctttttttttaaaaataatttatttatggaAACCTCAATATCATCTTGAATCTTCATTCAAATTGAACTCAAGATTTTCGTTTTTCGGTCTAAAAGTAATAATACACGGATTCAGCATTCATAGCAAATATATGTTATAAAAACCATCATAGATTCTAGTATATCCCAATATTAATATGCCTTCaccaaagcaacaaaaaaatggacatgaaaaacaaaaaaccaaattgaATATCTAAGGATATGGTACATAACCCAAACATAAAATCAAGAAAGGAAGAAATTGGGCCTTACTGTTAACAACAGAGGTCTTGAGCCATTCCAAAACATTGAAGGTAACCTTACTTGGCACTTGATTGATGTTAAGCTAAGCAAACATTATGCACCAGAAGCAGACAAATATGATCAATAAATGACAAATAtcataataaaagaaaaccaaattgCAAGGTGGAAAGATATCTTGGGCGCCACCAATTACTTCACAGCAACAAGGCCAGGTAACTGCATtacaataaatgaataaaagaaattaaatacttattttataatttataattgcaTTAAAATTCATGATTCCCTAatgaatgaagagagagagcgAGGCACCCAAATATGTAACTAAAGGAGGCACACCTTGGTAGCCACTATGTCTTTAGGGATATTCTTTTACATCATAATTATGTGTTGTTTGCAAAATGAAGATGAAGAGATTGAAGAAGGATGATGAAGGTAGCAAGAGTTAAGAGAAGCTTCATCTTTAGCCCAGTCTCAACCTCAACCTTATTCTGTTCAGATAgatttggtttattcaattgcCCAAGAGATTTAGAAAATAACCACAGTTCCTCATAGCTTTCTCCTGTACTTTAGataattggttttttatttacaaCCATTGATGGAAAAGTGAACATGAAAAATTCTGCACATATGTGCTTCAGCTGAATGAAAAGCAATACAGATGGCCAATTATGATGGTTGAATTTCCAAAATCTATAGCAACCAACCCAAATGATATGGAATTTCCAGAACTCTGATGGTTGAATTTGAACAACTTTGGAATCTCAGTTCCTGGCAGTACAAGATAATCAGGTTTACTctgaaatcaaaatcaattttgaaatatttaaatgTTGATCACAAACTATTATCGAGTAGAGGCTAACCAGCAAAGAAGTTATACGAGCCAATTATGAAATGATGACCAGAAGCATTGAATAGAATCACTTGCTACAGCTGCAAGTCCATTGTCATGCAGACCAATCATTTGATGAAGTCCTCAGAAATTCCGATGCTTAATTGTTTCCAAGCTGCAGAATTTAATTATGTCACACAACAGTTCAATGAATAagcaaattgttctttgttaaACTGCAAATTCGCTCTTGGAATTTTTCTATTGCGATTACTTAATAAAACAGACATAGCATGCTACAATCTCAATAACGTATCAACTTTCACTCCAAAATCACACCTTTTACTTTATAAACCGCTTTTAAGGAAAACAGATACCACAAGACTACAAGGGCCGTAAGCTATTACTCAATAGAATATTCAAGCGtgcaaaacacaacaaaaactTTAATAAAAGCAAAAGACCATAAAAGCACTTCTTTTATGTATATATGTCCAACAAACAAAGCAAGCACTCATTGTATATTAAAAACATTACCattcaaacaaccaaaaaaagagagggttTGGAGTTGTAATACTTACTAGTGAAGGGGACTAACTTGGCGTTGGAGCAGATGGGAATCAGGGAAACAAAGAGAGGCATAATTCTTTGAAGTCTGATCAAGATGTCCTCGCTTTCTTCGGTGGTGGACCCATATTGAAATCAGAGTCATCATTTAAACAGTCATGGGCCATTGAAGACGAACCCATATAGAAATCAGAGTCATCATTTACACTGGCATGGGCCATTGAAGACGAACCCAAATGAAACCCACTACTAACACCTGAGCCTAACTCCAAATTGGGCTGGGCAAAGCCGAAGTCAAACCCATTTGTCAAATCAGGGAACAGAGGAGGCTCACTTTCTCTTTCATTTGAATCATTTAGTGACAAACTCAAATCGCACCCATCGTTATGAATGCCCTTCAAAAGCCTCAAATCATTTACGGTATTGGAAACCTCATGATCCATATTTGGACCAGGTGACAATGCAAGGAGTTCAGAGTTATTAGGGGCCGATAATGACACTttcaaatcaccaaaaaagCCCTTCAAACCAGGTTCAAAACCATAAGAAGTGGGGAAAACAGGTTGAAAAGGCGGGAGCTCAGTGTCATTCAAAACTGAGGATGACCCACAACCATTCCTGTCACTCGGAAGCGGCAAGTAAGTAATATCTGATTTCTGAGGACAGCAGATGCATTCTACATTCACCCCCACCCATTTTACAAAATCATTGTGATTTACCACCTCAAAATTGTGGTATTGGATTTTACATAAAACCTCAACCTCCACCTGATTCTGTTCAGATGGATTTGGTTTTTTCAACTGCCCTAAAGATAAAGAGAATAACCACAGTTCCCCGTAGCTTTCGTTTGTGGGTGTATATTCGGAATACTGCTTACAACCATTGATGGAAACGTGAACCCCAAAGCATCGACCGCCCATATGTGCCTCCGCAGAACGAAAAGCAACACAGACGACCAATTTTGGAAATTTGCAACCAACCTTGAATGATATGGAATTTCCAAAACTCTGATGATTGAATTTAAGTGACTTTGGAATCTCAGTTCCTGGTAGTAAAATAAACCTATACTCAATTTCAGAGTCAGATTCAGATTCAGAGTCAGATTCAGATTCAGAGTCGTCAAAGAGATCCATTAATATGTCGCTTCTTGCACCTTCACTGACTCTATTGGGTAGAATCCCTAGAATTTTTCCAAACTGCTTGcattaaacaaaaacaagaaattgaagtttgtgaaagaagtcaacaaaaaaattgtatctttaCTACTTAATTATCAAAGAGAGAGACCTCACCTGATTCAATAATCTACTTGATGATTGTGGAAGCAACGATGGGCATCCTACTATTCTCACACGTCTAATAGATTGTGGGAGCCTTGGAATTTGAATTTCCCGAAGCTCCTTACAATTACGTATGTAAATCAATTCTAATCTAGATAATCTAAAAATGCATTCGGGGATACTAACAATATTGGAGTCCGTTATAGTTATATTTCTCAATGCCGGGAAGAAATCATTCTTCATACAAAAAtctaaatcaattaaaatttcacTATAGCATATGAGTTGCGGATTTCCATAAGATTTCGGAAAAATTTGAAAGCCGTTGAAAATAGGGGTATCTATTTCCTCAAGCAGTTGCAATTTATTGGTGCTATCCAAAAACTTCCCAAGGTTTTCACATTCCCGTATCTCCAATTTAATAATCCCTTCGGTGAGATATCTTAGTGATAAAGGCCATTCTCTGATATTACTATAACTAACAGTGAAATATTCTAAACATTTCATTTCAGGGTGAACATTGGGAAACTTCTCAAGCCTTGGGCAGTGCTGTAGATCGAAACGTTTATTCAACTTGAGGGTGCTCGGAAGAATCTGAAGTTTCATGCAGTGACCGAGGGACAAACGTTCAAGCTTATCAAGAAGTCCAATAGAGTCATGAATCTCaattaaattttcacaataagaAATTCTCAATGTCTCTAAGTTTGGAGCGCATAAGTCAGGTACTCTTGTGATGGATTGACACCTTTTCAACTTGATACTTTTCAAATATTTGTAATGGCACCCcttaaaaaaaacacccaaaaaaaaaaaaaaagtcattacatctaattttaaaaataacatttagGGAAATGAAGATTCACAAATAATAAACTCATACCTGCTCAAATAATTTCGGTAACCTACTGCAAGACACCTCCAGTCCAACAAGTTTTAGAGGACAAAATTCGGATGGCAAGGAAAAATTATATCCTGACCATTCAAACAATCTTAATTCATTGGAAAGATATTCAAGTTCTTTGGAAATTTGTACATTCTTaacaataagaaatttgagattttccATCTTTTCGAAAGCTGAAGCTTTTAAAGATACTGTTATTGGTTTAGGTTCGCACCACATTATGCCTCGAATTTCATCCGACCCCTAGATAAGACAAAGAATTAGTTGCACTTCATAACAGAATCCGACAAaagtataattattttaaaaactttaaacaaaatatatatatatatatatatatatattcttcaatattgaaaaggaaaaaataaatgaaaaatatatttggaaaaataaaaggttACGCAAAAGAACTTATACCTTATTTCCAGTTAGTAATTTATTAGCATCCTCATGACACCATATTCTGCTACGATTTTCAAGCCGTTTAGATTCTTCTTGAACTATTTCTCTACCCATTTGTTGTAGCAAGTCATGCATCCACAATGTGCCATATTCAATGGTTATGAGACATTTATCAATAAGCCTTCCAATACAAAAATCTGGATATAAGTCGCAAGCATCTAATATCTTTACAACATAATCCTTGTCGCGTCCCTtaaagaaacatgcaatatcaagaaaaatatcTTTTTCGTTTTCACTCAATCCAAGAAAACTTATTTTGAGTAtctcttgaattttttcatGTTGAATGTTCTTATACATTTCAAATGCACTTCTCCATTCACATATACTTTTTTCACACAAATCAGAACCCATTACTTTTAGAGCAAGTGGAAGTCCTTTAGCATAAGATATAATCAGCTCTGCAAGTTTTGAATAATCTTCCTTGGGCTCATTTGTGTGGAAGGCATGCATATTAAAAAGATCACGAGCTTCACGTGGACCCAGTTCTTTGACCTTGTAAATTAGATGACCTTTTGGAAGAGTGGTTAGCACATGTTTGTCTCTTGTTGTTATAATGACTATACTCCCTGAAGCAAACCAGTCACATTTTCcaagcaatttttttatttgttctgaATTATCCACATCATCGAGAACTAAAAAAAcctttttacaacaaattctctCCTTTATCAAATTGGTTCCTTTGGATTCAATGTCTACCTTCAAATAGTTATCTTGTAAGATCTTAGAAAGAAGTTTCTCTTGTAGTTGTATCATGCCACCTTTTATAGACTCTTCTCTAACCTTCTCCAGAAAACAGCTTCCTTCAAATTGATGAGCAATTATGCTATAAACAACGTTTGCAATTGTAGTCTTACCTACTCCAGGAAGTCCATGAATCCCTAAAATGCAAACTTCATTTGACTCAATATTTAAAAGTGACATTATGTCATTTACACGAGAATTTATTCCAACTAGGTTTTCAGCATCATATGATGGTCTCTGATTAAATGTAGCACTTGAtatttcttcaacaattccttgTATAAATTCATATTCAGATTTATATGTAGTGCGGCTGCCAATCACATAGCACAAGAAAACATAATAACATATAATGAGTTAGATTAGCAGATGAACGAAATTTAAGATATCTAGTTTTGTGAGTCATAAGATACAACTAACAcgtttttaaataaagtaaatgtAGATTTCAGATATATCATTTCCCTTAATATTaacataatcttttttttttctctttaaaaatatGCCTTGTAGATTACTTTCGGAATCTTAGCAAGTAGTTGCATGAAAACTCACCTCTTGTGAGATATCATATTTATTGGAAACCCACTACTAGTGGTAgcatatttaaaatattgtgtatcctaaaaaaattgtaaacaccctaaattttttttacgtAATTGAAGTAAGcccaatataattaaatttggcCTCTCTTAATTATATTCTTGCccttttaaacaaaaagaaaaattccaacaataaaatttattgatctaattttttttaaagcaaacccgacaacaaaatttaataattgcTGATCTTAAAtcttttttggggggaggggtGGGGGGGCAACAACAAACTTACCaattaaaagataaagaaaaatttgacaatctatatctatatattactaaaagctgaagcatgGCATTTATTGTTGCTGAGCTCTTGTTGCGCAACCTAATTGCTACGTCATtttttgctctttgattgttaaattttatccgattacattataagaaattaaagatagtagataaaaataaaatagtattccattacatagcataatttggcttattgttatatcttttaatttttcttattttttttcttctcttctattttactcaatattgaaattcaaccacTTCCTCCTtatcattatattatttatattttctctctctttttattttaaataataaaaaatgtaatattttacttaaattcaaataaaagaaaattgtgctcatcaaattgtactcattttttttaacatttacactttctccttctttttacCTTTTGTCATTCATTCTTCcattttttacataattttctctacaaaaaaagtggttatttcccactctttctccctcaatatttttgtggaattttatttttatttttcttgcatctctattttagcttgataaagttttgtattaTTTAGAAACTAgtaatgcatatttaatgtcatagaatcatcatcaaattttggaaaacgataggttgccaatggagaaagagagatggtatagaaaaaaaaaccaatacaaagtGTAAGGgctcgatttgtaacgacccataataatattaggttcgcacgtgaaaaggcccaaacaatatcatttatagagcgtgggtttgaaagactaggccttggtcaccagacggtggtttTTTTCGTGGTGtttatacataattaaattgcATTCACCCtaagagtctttctcctggaggcgggctgggaggctctggttttttgccatttttcccagccccttccTCTGgatgcttacttttccttttatactagcatgtatcccttatccaacgtccacgtgtgggttcgattttccaggactgatacttgtcccatcagcccatacccagagtggttagGGGGTgattgtaaaagctgaagagtatggctttgtctggtgcagagtattgaatggcagtaagggcagcttttcctttgtccttggtcgttatactatccagcgtaCCCTTTTTTATtaacctagatattttagattttttcccaaactgtttttataccgtttttgcccttccttccaggGATACCttggatatgccgaggacagaatcatccttgactgtgtctcaagactatttggacttttattacctattctcggctataaccttcctcggctcgggccttgggccccaatgtaaaaatgggccagggccacaaattattggaccccacacaaagtaataaaaagtagataaagaaaaaaaaaaccaaacgtcAATTAGTAATCGTTGATTCgaaaacaaagaggttgtaaggagaagtaaaaaataaaatagagattaccatgtggagaacattaaaaactttacagtgtagtaacataaactgttaaattcacttaaaaaaattaaaccaacaatcaacaattaaatacaatcatagtactaaatttaaatttaaaactaatcaaactcttaACTACGAAAACCATATTAATCATAACTTAAAGAGATATGTTATCTGATAGTAGtagaaattacataaaaaaataaagttagaaaatttaaaaatccattttttgacatttcatttaaccttatttataatatatatatatatatatatatatatattgtaaagactcaatttgtaacaatttcaaactggtattgggttcgtacgttaaaggcctaaacaataaatttgtagagcgtgggtgttcaagaactaggttaactttttaaaagaaaaacgattcaACCTCACatttatagatggattagcACCGATATAAcaattagtttttctttgaaacaaGTACAGTTCTTTTGTTTCTAAGCTTTTTTCCTGAgtgttctttgtttctttttttctgttcCGCCTTTTTTTCCACAATgctttctttcatgttatatactacCATCTTCctatcatcttcaccacacacgtgtaagtTGGGTTCAGGGGATCTCTTTTTGTCCCATCTcacaccttctggaacctcctactagcagctgtaaggctgcttcatcactgttcaggcatcacctccacattaatgcggccagagagttggttgagaggcaattaatgcggaggaagctgttgttatagatatttgttggCCTTCTCTTTCTTGCCCTTGGTCCCTTATCCCACTTCTAGTGGTGACGTAGCTCCAAAATATGTTTGTAACAAGGTGGCGTTCtggtcgtcctcggactcatactatcgagaaggattttgtcctcgggtgaatactgaactcaccttTCGTGATATTTACTCTTCCTTTCATTTGGTTACCCCCACAacctgatatgggcctcctcggacaacTTTACGTCCTCgaatgggccacaggcccaattaacttaactttaataattttagtgactAACCGGCCCCcacatgtatatataattttcatttcgaaaatctaatgaacaatgcTACCTCTCATTTATCATCTTTGTTATGCAATTCATCagttagtaaatatatgataatggtaagaagCGTTAAAAAtgagatcactaaaaaaaatatgtaaaattaattagccactattattatggagtagtagtctataacgcatccaaaaaagtggaatatatagtgttttcttaaaagtatgtgtaaagattcactatgtgtgtgtgtgtgtgtgtgtgtgtgtaaaggtaaaaaaaaaaggtaaatttaaggtttttgttaacttaaaaactaatgaaaaaccaatggttaataactaaaattatagtattaataaaatatttaatgagaccatcctaaaaaaattaacagcGCAACGCACAGGTATgcaactaattaaaataaaaaccctaaccaAAGAGAATCAGAGAGACAACTTCTACCTATAGCTCAACTACCTCAACACATAGCTGCTGTACTTGAGAATTgtatctcttctctctctctctctctctctctctctctctctctctccataacTGTGTATatattgttaggatatatgtgaatcatgttaggaacatatgtaaATGtagaattggttaatcctttaacaaaatgcactttactttcAATTaagtagatctaagatgtgtttaatactttaaggaacaaggtttcaagttttaGCGTtcaagccatgcaaatctgtccaagaatcaagtgaagaagtgttggattttaaagctcgacagctaactcgatagctagtatctatcgaggtttaaaaggctgTTTAAGCCTGATGCTTGACAGCTCTCAACGAATAAGCTATttatcgagatttatgaaaatcagtttttcagatctgatttcactccaatccgtggatacatgtttaggctttcttttctcacaaccctaaatatatataaggattatggGTCGTTGATGCAACTCAATgtaaaagtttttcacaagcatattgtgaccggagacatatgctc
It encodes the following:
- the LOC126690368 gene encoding disease resistance protein RUN1-like, encoding MISHKSRTTYKSEYEFIQGIVEEISSATFNQRPSYDAENLVGINSRVNDIMSLLNIESNEVCILGIHGLPGVGKTTIANVVYSIIAHQFEGSCFLEKVREESIKGGMIQLQEKLLSKILQDNYLKVDIESKGTNLIKERICCKKVFLVLDDVDNSEQIKKLLGKCDWFASGSIVIITTRDKHVLTTLPKGHLIYKVKELGPREARDLFNMHAFHTNEPKEDYSKLAELIISYAKGLPLALKVMGSDLCEKSICEWRSAFEMYKNIQHEKIQEILKISFLGLSENEKDIFLDIACFFKGRDKDYVVKILDACDLYPDFCIGRLIDKCLITIEYGTLWMHDLLQQMGREIVQEESKRLENRSRIWCHEDANKLLTGNKGSDEIRGIMWCEPKPITVSLKASAFEKMENLKFLIVKNVQISKELEYLSNELRLFEWSGYNFSLPSEFCPLKLVGLEVSCSRLPKLFEQGCHYKYLKSIKLKRCQSITRVPDLCAPNLETLRISYCENLIEIHDSIGLLDKLERLSLGHCMKLQILPSTLKLNKRFDLQHCPRLEKFPNVHPEMKCLEYFTVSYSNIREWPLSLRYLTEGIIKLEIRECENLGKFLDSTNKLQLLEEIDTPIFNGFQIFPKSYGNPQLICYSEILIDLDFCMKNDFFPALRNITITDSNIVSIPECIFRLSRLELIYIRNCKELREIQIPRLPQSIRRVRIVGCPSLLPQSSSRLLNQFGKILGILPNRVSEGARSDILMDLFDDSESESDSESESDSEIEYRFILLPGTEIPKSLKFNHQSFGNSISFKVGCKFPKLVVCVAFRSAEAHMGGRCFGVHVSINGCKQYSEYTPTNESYGELWLFSLSLGQLKKPNPSEQNQVEVEVLCKIQYHNFEVVNHNDFVKWVGVNVECICCPQKSDITYLPLPSDRNGCGSSSVLNDTELPPFQPVFPTSYGFEPGLKGFFGDLKVSLSAPNNSELLALSPGPNMDHEVSNTVNDLRLLKGIHNDGCDLSLSLNDSNERESEPPLFPDLTNGFDFGFAQPNLELGSGVSSGFHLGSSSMAHASVNDDSDFYMGSSSMAHDCLNDDSDFNMGPPPKKARTS